One genomic segment of Candidatus Hydrogenedentota bacterium includes these proteins:
- a CDS encoding glutamate synthase subunit alpha, which yields MYTYPTDRDIAASRGLNLPEYERDACGIGFLCNVDGHPDHEIVRNGYRILVNLTHRGACGCDPETGDGCGMLMQLPHALFQREAEAMGFALPEPGAYGAGMVFLPRDAASREACIARINRAIADEGQVLLGWRDVPRDNGVLGWLARSNEPVIMQVFIGAAPGLDRDAFERKLFVIRKSASLAIRAMDLPGMDQYYVCSLSSRTIVYKGLMLPAVMDRYYPDLGDPLFQSAIALVHQRYSTNTLPSWPLSQPFRFLAHNGEINTLRGNINMFASREAHFSSPALGDDVKKVLPVLTPGYSDSAIFDNAFEVLVRGGWPLGMAMATMVPEPWAGHETMPDRRKAFYEFMSCKMEPWDGPASMIFSDGVRVGAVLDRNGLRPSRYWVTDDGRVVLSSEAGVLDIPQEKIVKKGRLEPGRMFFVDTAEGRIVNDEEIKESFASRRPYRAWLDKNRVTLAGQSASAAPAEPTPLKERQVALGYSREDMEILLAPMARTGKEPTGSMGNDAPLAVLSLRPQLLFNYFKQLFAQVTNPPIDPIREEIVMSLETTIGREGNLLAEAEEDCRQLRLTSPVLTNAQTAELKALNLPGLRARTVSTLFGARGGEAALKEALDRMCAEAERAVDEGCTLVVLSDRGLCLEQAAAPGLLAVGAVHQHLVRRQKRSLCGLVVETGEAREVMHFCLLIGYGAAAVNPYTAFETLDELVARGVVTEVSADDARKNFVKAVEKGMLKTMSKIGISTLHSYRSAQIFEAVGIGPEVMDACFTGTASRIGGIGFAEIARETLLRHAMAWPDSPARGVELDTGGQYRWRRRGEFHQWNPVTIAKLQHSVKLGDAATYDEFAGEVNNRNRTLATPRGLLKFKKGTPVPLDEVEPASEIVKRFCTGAMSFGSISREAHENLAIAMNRLGGRSNTGEGGEDPRRFERDPNGDLRRSAIKQVASGRFGVTNEYLVNADEIQIKMAQGAKPGEGGQL from the coding sequence GTGTACACCTACCCGACGGACCGCGACATTGCCGCCAGCCGCGGACTGAACCTGCCCGAATACGAGCGCGATGCGTGCGGCATCGGGTTCCTGTGCAACGTGGACGGGCATCCGGACCATGAGATTGTGCGGAACGGCTACCGCATCCTGGTGAACCTGACGCACCGGGGCGCCTGCGGGTGCGACCCGGAGACGGGCGACGGCTGCGGCATGCTGATGCAGCTCCCGCACGCGCTGTTCCAGCGCGAGGCGGAGGCGATGGGGTTTGCCCTTCCGGAGCCCGGGGCCTACGGCGCCGGCATGGTCTTCCTGCCGCGGGACGCGGCGTCGCGCGAGGCGTGCATCGCCCGGATCAACCGGGCCATCGCGGACGAGGGGCAGGTGCTCCTGGGCTGGCGCGACGTGCCGCGCGACAACGGCGTGCTCGGGTGGCTGGCGCGGAGCAACGAGCCGGTGATCATGCAGGTGTTCATCGGCGCGGCGCCGGGCCTCGACCGGGACGCCTTCGAGCGCAAACTCTTCGTCATCCGCAAGTCGGCCTCGCTGGCGATCCGGGCGATGGACCTGCCCGGCATGGACCAGTACTACGTTTGCAGCCTGTCGTCCCGGACCATTGTGTACAAGGGGCTCATGCTCCCCGCGGTGATGGACCGCTACTACCCCGACCTGGGCGACCCGCTCTTCCAGAGCGCCATCGCGCTGGTGCACCAGCGGTACAGCACGAACACGCTGCCGTCGTGGCCCCTGTCGCAGCCCTTCCGCTTCCTGGCGCACAACGGCGAGATCAACACGCTGCGCGGAAACATCAACATGTTCGCCTCGCGCGAGGCCCACTTCTCCAGCCCGGCGCTGGGGGACGATGTGAAGAAGGTGCTGCCCGTGCTGACGCCGGGGTACAGCGACTCGGCGATTTTCGACAACGCCTTTGAGGTGCTGGTGCGGGGCGGCTGGCCCCTCGGCATGGCCATGGCCACGATGGTGCCCGAGCCCTGGGCCGGCCACGAGACCATGCCCGACCGCAGGAAGGCCTTCTACGAGTTCATGTCCTGCAAGATGGAGCCGTGGGACGGCCCCGCCTCCATGATCTTCTCCGATGGCGTGCGGGTGGGCGCGGTGCTCGACCGCAACGGCCTGCGCCCGTCGCGCTACTGGGTGACCGACGACGGCCGCGTGGTCCTCTCCTCCGAGGCGGGCGTGCTCGACATCCCGCAGGAGAAGATCGTCAAGAAGGGGCGGCTCGAGCCCGGCCGGATGTTCTTCGTGGACACCGCCGAGGGCCGCATCGTCAACGACGAGGAGATCAAGGAGAGCTTCGCGTCCCGCCGCCCCTACCGGGCCTGGCTGGACAAGAACCGCGTCACCCTGGCCGGCCAATCCGCGTCGGCCGCCCCCGCCGAGCCGACGCCGCTCAAGGAACGGCAGGTGGCGCTGGGCTACTCCCGCGAGGACATGGAAATCCTGCTGGCCCCCATGGCGCGGACGGGCAAGGAGCCCACGGGCTCCATGGGCAACGACGCGCCGCTGGCGGTGCTCTCGCTGCGCCCGCAGCTTCTGTTCAACTACTTCAAACAGCTCTTCGCGCAGGTGACCAACCCGCCGATTGACCCGATCCGCGAGGAGATCGTCATGTCCCTCGAGACGACGATCGGCCGCGAGGGCAACCTGCTGGCGGAGGCGGAGGAGGACTGCCGCCAGCTCCGGCTGACGTCGCCGGTGCTCACAAACGCCCAGACCGCCGAGCTGAAGGCCCTGAACCTGCCGGGCCTCCGCGCGCGGACCGTCTCCACGCTCTTCGGGGCGCGGGGCGGCGAGGCCGCGCTCAAGGAGGCGCTCGACCGCATGTGCGCCGAGGCGGAGCGCGCGGTGGACGAGGGCTGCACCCTGGTCGTCCTGAGCGACCGGGGTTTGTGCCTGGAGCAGGCCGCCGCGCCGGGCCTGCTGGCCGTCGGCGCCGTGCACCAGCACCTGGTGCGCCGCCAGAAGCGGAGCCTTTGCGGGCTGGTCGTCGAGACCGGCGAGGCCCGCGAGGTCATGCACTTCTGCCTGCTCATCGGCTACGGTGCCGCCGCGGTCAACCCGTACACGGCCTTTGAGACCCTGGACGAGCTGGTGGCGCGCGGCGTGGTAACCGAGGTCTCGGCCGACGACGCCCGCAAGAATTTCGTCAAGGCCGTCGAGAAGGGCATGCTCAAGACCATGTCCAAAATCGGCATCTCCACGCTGCACAGCTACCGCAGCGCGCAGATATTCGAGGCCGTGGGCATCGGCCCGGAGGTGATGGACGCCTGCTTCACCGGCACGGCGTCGCGCATCGGCGGCATCGGCTTCGCCGAGATCGCGCGCGAGACCCTGCTTCGCCACGCCATGGCCTGGCCGGACAGCCCAGCCCGCGGCGTCGAGCTGGACACGGGCGGCCAGTACCGCTGGCGTCGGCGCGGCGAATTCCACCAGTGGAACCCCGTCACCATCGCCAAGCTCCAGCACTCCGTGAAGCTCGGCGACGCGGCCACCTACGACGAGTTCGCCGGGGAGGTGAACAACCGCAACCGGACGCTGGCGACGCCGCGCGGCCTGCTGAAGTTCAAAAAGGGGACCCCGGTCCCGCTGGACGAGGTGGAGCCCGCGTCGGAGATCGTGAAGCGCTTCTGCACCGGCGCCATGTCCTTCGGCTCCATCAGCCGCGAGGCCCACGAGAACCTGGCCATCGCCATGAACCGCCTCGGCGGCCGCAGCAACACCGGCGAGGGCGGCGAGGACCCGAGGCGCTTCGAGCGCGACCCGAACGGCGACCTGCGCCGCAGCGCGATCAAGCAGGTGGCCTCGGGCCGCTTCGGCGTGACCAATGAGTACCTCGTGAACGCCGACGAGATCCAGATCAAGATGGCCCAGGGCGCCAAGCCCGGCGAGGGCGGCCAGCT